One window of Candidatus Neomarinimicrobiota bacterium genomic DNA carries:
- a CDS encoding S8 family serine peptidase, whose protein sequence is MTRRLPKENSCKWPSLCAVVLGFFLITISLEAQNSRENSFEQVKREFIVEFKPGILTLPQGRTKGRLDEIEIPSQELHQILVNGRVSEISRLIPNFVAENRFKMTRTGEPVELTDWSNVYLLRLAVPMMRDSLLNTMSRRPEVIYAEPNILGKLFTDPNDPHFSKQWAMKNEGTAAQGGGTNDSDIDAEEAWEITTGSSAINIAIVDAGMQTNHQDFTGRVIGDIGDNHYHGTAVAGIAAAQGNNSVGVAGVAWNVGIINEDLGAITIVNATNAIQSAINRNAHVINNSYGFDQINNSFTLYRAFTDAYKMNLTTVAAMGNDGNDLYPQSPANFGRIVIAVGATKNTDSRKANSSTGPHIDVVAPGGSGKDFPDEENIFTTLPGDSYDNKTFIDGKWEPISGTSFSTPVVSGISALLLSFNPSLYNDDIRQIIRISAEDKGPSGFDNEYGEGRVNARAALDSIRSPNQLNHWFSTGGTVVSSLWNNYQEFYGLPGLGDGTYIVERHEVEKTVSFPSSFSSTPHVWGRGVASNGYSKADPNFTMGYCEVVPGTITNTSVRLRTYVYDIYIEDPVDGFPDYWDTYPCDPGQVVFAYTALGTFPPLAVSISGPLFLDFKETGYYTVNVTGGNGSIGYQWKIKNDGSSIWSNLGISQSQQVTMGTTSFTMKVEVTRGSESDFETKYVQYNSGGFNPKILLLPQSYSLSQNHPNPFNPTTTIKYELPEASSISLVIYDLRGNEVTRWTMGNERAGYKRKTWNGTDTNGNRVPAGVYIYKLTARSMESDQIFTNSRKMVLMK, encoded by the coding sequence TCTTGCAAATGGCCGAGTCTATGTGCTGTTGTATTAGGATTTTTTCTAATTACAATTTCACTTGAGGCTCAAAACAGTAGAGAAAACTCATTTGAGCAAGTTAAGCGAGAATTTATTGTTGAATTCAAGCCTGGAATTCTCACCTTACCTCAAGGTAGAACTAAGGGTAGATTGGATGAGATTGAAATACCATCTCAAGAATTACACCAGATTTTAGTAAACGGTAGAGTCTCTGAAATATCGCGCCTTATCCCTAATTTTGTTGCAGAAAACCGTTTCAAGATGACCAGAACCGGTGAACCGGTAGAGTTGACCGATTGGTCAAATGTATATTTATTACGGTTGGCTGTTCCGATGATGCGTGATAGCCTGCTGAATACTATGTCGAGGCGCCCGGAAGTTATTTATGCTGAACCAAATATTTTAGGCAAGCTATTTACTGACCCCAACGATCCGCACTTTTCAAAACAGTGGGCTATGAAAAATGAAGGGACTGCTGCGCAAGGAGGAGGAACAAATGATTCAGATATTGACGCAGAAGAAGCTTGGGAAATAACGACAGGATCAAGTGCAATTAATATTGCAATAGTTGATGCTGGTATGCAGACTAACCATCAGGATTTTACGGGTCGCGTAATAGGTGATATAGGTGACAATCATTATCATGGCACAGCAGTAGCAGGAATCGCAGCTGCACAAGGTAACAATTCAGTTGGAGTTGCTGGTGTGGCCTGGAACGTCGGTATCATTAATGAAGACTTAGGTGCAATAACGATTGTTAATGCCACAAATGCAATTCAAAGCGCCATTAATCGCAATGCCCATGTTATTAATAACAGTTATGGGTTTGACCAGATTAATAACTCTTTTACCCTTTACAGGGCGTTTACAGATGCATATAAGATGAATTTGACTACTGTAGCCGCAATGGGAAATGATGGTAACGATTTATACCCACAGTCACCAGCCAATTTTGGAAGAATAGTAATCGCGGTCGGTGCTACAAAGAACACTGATTCCAGGAAGGCGAACTCTAGCACAGGACCCCATATAGACGTTGTGGCGCCAGGGGGTTCTGGTAAAGATTTTCCAGACGAAGAAAATATTTTCACTACTCTACCAGGGGATAGTTATGACAATAAAACCTTCATTGATGGTAAATGGGAACCAATTTCGGGAACTTCATTTTCTACCCCAGTTGTTAGCGGTATTTCTGCTCTTCTACTATCGTTTAATCCCTCTTTGTATAACGATGACATAAGGCAAATCATTAGAATTTCTGCCGAAGATAAAGGGCCATCAGGATTTGATAATGAATACGGAGAAGGTCGCGTAAACGCCCGCGCTGCATTGGATTCAATCCGTTCTCCGAATCAATTAAACCATTGGTTTTCCACAGGCGGTACGGTTGTATCTAGTTTGTGGAATAATTATCAGGAATTTTATGGATTACCGGGTTTGGGTGATGGTACTTATATCGTAGAAAGGCATGAGGTCGAAAAGACTGTGTCCTTTCCATCTTCCTTTAGTTCTACGCCCCATGTCTGGGGTCGTGGAGTTGCTTCTAACGGGTATTCTAAAGCTGATCCAAACTTTACAATGGGCTATTGTGAAGTTGTTCCCGGTACAATCACGAATACGAGCGTTAGGTTAAGAACCTATGTATATGATATTTATATTGAAGATCCAGTAGATGGTTTCCCCGATTATTGGGATACTTATCCATGTGATCCGGGCCAGGTCGTATTTGCCTATACTGCGCTTGGAACTTTTCCTCCCCTTGCTGTCTCAATTAGCGGCCCCTTGTTTCTGGATTTTAAAGAAACAGGTTATTATACCGTTAACGTTACCGGTGGTAACGGATCAATAGGTTATCAATGGAAAATTAAAAATGACGGTAGCAGTATTTGGTCGAATTTAGGAATTTCTCAGTCTCAACAAGTGACAATGGGCACTACAAGCTTTACAATGAAGGTTGAGGTGACCAGAGGGAGCGAATCTGACTTTGAGACAAAATATGTCCAATATAATTCAGGCGGATTTAATCCTAAAATATTATTGTTGCCTCAATCTTATTCCTTATCACAAAACCATCCCAATCCATTCAATCCGACCACTACAATTAAATATGAATTGCCGGAAGCCAGTTCAATTTCCCTAGTTATTTATGATCTTCGAGGAAATGAAGTAACACGCTGGACCATGGGCAATGAACGAGCGGGATATAAACGAAAAACCTGGAATGGAACAGATACAAATGGGAATCGTGTACCGGCAGGTGTTTACATTTACAAATTAACAGCGCGTTCAATGGAAAGTGATCAGATCTTCACCAATAGTCGAAAGATGGTGTTGATGAAATAA